A genomic region of Arachis hypogaea cultivar Tifrunner chromosome 5, arahy.Tifrunner.gnm2.J5K5, whole genome shotgun sequence contains the following coding sequences:
- the LOC112800885 gene encoding MYB-like transcription factor ODO1 — MGRQPCCDKVGVKKGPWTSEEDKKLMNFIMSNGQCCWRTVPKLAGLKRCGKSCRLRWTNYLRPDLKRGLLTHSEEQLVIDLHARLGNRWSKIASRLPGRTDNEIKNHWNTHIKKKLLKMGIDPVTHEPLAKQQLVSSSSSSSESAEQLPEPQQQLKESVVNNNDNNGVPVPINSQQENSSSSSPPTENSCSASGDGDESLILNSLWLDDTPLIDALWDTTPTSWLLDCQDFGIHDFGFNCFNETQSNAPQTLETEETKWH, encoded by the exons ATGGGGAGACAACCATGCTGTGACAAAGTTGGGGTGAAGAAAGGTCCATGGACAAGTGAAGAAGATAAGAAGCTTATGAACTTCATCATGAGCAACGGACAGTGCTGTTGGAGAACTGTGCCTAAGCTTGCAGGCCTTAAGCGTTGTGGAAAGAGCTGCCGTCTTCGTTGGACCAATTATCTTCGCCCTGACTTGAAGAGAGGCCTCCTCACTCATTCTGAGGAGCAACTTGTCATCGATCTCCATGCTCGTCTTGGCAACAG GTGGTCTAAGATAGCTTCAAGGTTACCAGGGAGGACAGATAATGAGATTAAGAATCATTGGAACACACACATCAAGAAAAAGCTCCTTAAGATGGGTATTGACCCTGTTACTCATGAACCTCTTGCTAAGCAACAGCtagtttcatcatcatcatcttcatccgaATCAGCAGAGCAATTGCCAGAACCTCAACAACAGCTCAAGGAAAGTGTTGTTAACAACAACGATAATAATGGGGTACCGGTTCCCATCAATTCACAGCAGGAGAACTCGTCGAGTTCGTCACCACCAACTGAAAACTCTTGTTCTGCATCGGGGGATGGGGATGAATCTCTAATATTGAACAGCTTGTGGCTTGATGATACTCCACTCATTGATGCATTATGGGATACTACTCCTACATCTTGGTTATTGGACTGTCAAGACTTTGGCATTCATGACTTTGGTTTTAACTGTTTCAATGAGACTCAGTCAAATGCTCCCCAAACTCTGGAAACAGAGGAAACAAAATGGCATTAG